The Chryseobacterium sp. JV274 sequence TTCCGATGTCTTATTTTGATCAGTACAATGTTTCTTTCAGGAATTCAAGTAAGTTTTTGGATGATAAACTGACATTAGACGCTAACTTTATTGGTTCATTACAGGAAAGTAAGAACAGACAGACTCCCGGAGCTTCTTTTTCTCCTTTGACGAGTTTGTACTGGTTACCGAGAGGAGTAGATTTTGATCAATATGGAGCTGATAATTATTCTTATTTAGATAAAACAAGATTTTTGCCGGCTCAGAACTGGTGGGAAGTAAATCCAGACGGAAGTTTCAAAGGAAATCCGGTAACGCAGAATCCTTACTGGATCTTAAACAGAAACCCTGTTACAGTTAGCAATAAAAATACATACGGAGCTCTATCATTGTCTTACCAGATCAATCCTTGGTTAACAGCGAGAGTAAGAGGAAACTATAGCTGGAATATTTCAGATAGCCAGCGTGATATTGCAGCCTTTTCAGCACCAAGTTTACTGGCTAATGGTACTAATGGTAGAATGCTTAAAAATACGTATGAAAATTCTTCTACTTACGGCGATGTTTTGTTAATAGGTAGTCCTAAAATAAGTGAGTCAATCTCTTTAGATTTTACAGTAGGAGGAAGTATCAATACAACAAGAAATAAAATAGGACAAATTGATAATGCTTATCTGGCAAATCCTAACCTTTTCACTTTGAATAACCTTCAGTGGAATGTAAACAGATCGCCAGGAGATGGGTATCATAATATCTATACGAACATGAAAAAACAGGTACAGTCCGTTTTTGCGAGTGCTTCCGTTGGATATAAAAATATGTTCTATGTAGATATGACCTTCAGAAACGACTGGGATTCTACTTTGGCATTAACAGGAAGAACAGGCTTTGACTACGAATCTGTAGGTGCTAACGCTATCCTATCTTCTATCTTTAAACTTCCGGAAGTGATTAATTTCTGGAAGGTAAGAGGGTCTTATGCAACTGTTGGTTTGGGATTACCTACCAATATTACTAATGCAATGGTTGAATATAGCAAAGGGTATGTATATGGAGTAGACGCAGGAACAATTGTGTATCCTAAAAGTTCTTTTGCTACAGGTGCTGGTTTTGAAGCATTGCTTCCAAAGCCAGAACTTAACAAAACTTTTGAAGCTGGGACAGAGTTAAGATTGTTGAATAACAAATTAAATTTTGATATTACTTATTATAACTCCAATACCAGTAACCAGTTGTTGGAAACTACAATTCCGTCCTATTTAGGAGGACTGGCACCTGGATCATATTATATCAATGCAGGGAAAATCCGAAATACAGGTTTTGAATCTTCATTATCGTATAAAATATTTGGTTCAGAGAAATTTGGATGGACAACTACATTGAATGCATCAGCTAATAAGAATAAGATTGTTGAATTATTTCCTACAAGTATAAATGTTTCTCAGGAGCTTACTTTCCCATTGACTGGTGGAGGTGATTATACAAAACTTAAACTGGGAGGATCTTTTGGAGACCTTTATGGAATCAAGTTTAAAAGAGATGATCAGGGACGTATTCTTGTGAATGAAAAAGGCGTTCCTTTAGCAGAGGGTATTCCTTCTTATCTAGGAAATCCTAACCCTAAATTTATTATGGGATTCAATAACTCATTTAATATTGGTAAATTGGGAATATCATTCCTTATTGATGGTAAATTTGGAGGTAAAGTTCTTTCTCTTACAGAAAAAGCGAATGATATATATGGGGTAAGCCAGTCGACTGCTGACGCAAGAGACGCAGGAGGTGTATCTATTCCAAATGCAGTCTATGCACCTGGGACACCTAATGCAGGACAAGCTTATACTGGATTGACGAATGCAAAAGATTATTATAAAGCAGTAGGAACAACCGAAGGATTTGGAAAAGGAGTTGATGAAGCTTATCTGTATAGTGCTACAACAATACGTCTACGCCAGGCATCTGTTTCATATATGTTTGATGTCAACTCAAAATATTTGAAAAATGCAACGGTAAGCTTAGTAGGAACCAATTTATTTTTCTTCTATAAAAAAGCACCATTTGATCCGGAACAGGTATCAGGAAATACGCCTGGTGGAGTGGGAGTAGACTCATTCGGTCTGCCGGTTACCAGATCTATCGGATTATCATTAAAAGCTAACTTCTAACTTTTACAATTACGAAAATGAAAATTAATACTATTAAAACATTGGTATTTGGAGCAGCAGTGCTGTTTTCCGCATCAGGATGTACCAATGACTTTGATCAATATAACCAGGAAAAGCTGGGAGGCCCTGAAAATTTTTACGCAGATTTTATCGCCGTTGTTAATCCTATGAAATCTATCCAGAGAGGGCTTCAGGCAGATTATCAGCTGTATCCTAACTTAAGTGCAGATATGTACAGCGGAATGTTCAGTACAGCAACACCATTCAACGGAGGGGTAAATAACCTTACTTATTCTATGATGGACGGGTGGAACAACAGGATTATTGCCAGACAACAGGATATCTTTAACTATTCTATCATTATTGATAATGCCGCCAAAAACAATTATCAAGGAGTTGATTTTACAGGAACATTTGCTGTTAAGAAAATTCTTAAAGTGATTACAGCGGCTAGAGTATCAGATAATCACGGTCCGGTAGTTTACAGTAAATATGAAAAACCGAATCCTAATGGAGTTACTGATTTTGATTCCCAACAGGATGCCTACAATTATTTTATCGCTGACCTTAGTACTGCTATTACAGACTTGCAGAAAGTAATGGCAATGCCGGCGACAAAGAACGTAGAAGATAAAACATCATTGAAAAATGCAGATTTAGTGTATGGAGGAAATATGGCTCAGTGGGCAAAACTGGCAAATTCATTAAAGCTGAGGTTAGCAATGAGAATAAGCTATGCTGATCCTGCAAAATCAAAACAATATGCAGAAGAGGCTTTGGCTTCATCAGCAGGGTTGATTACTGATAACGCAGACAATGCTTTGATCAGTGTAGGACAATCAGAATTGAGCTTCATCATTTATTCATGGGGAGATTGTTTAATAGGTGCACCTTTGATGGCTTATATGAACGGATATAACGATCCAAGACTTCCGGCATATGCTATTCCGGCATCAGATGCTGGTTTACAAGGAAAATATATAGGAATACGCCAGGGGATTGATTTACTAAATGGTAAATCAACGTACGGAGGATTCTCACAACCACAGGCAAAATCTGCCAACGGAGATTATTTTTCCGGTACAGATGGTAAAATGAAATTATTCACTGCTGCAGAAACATGGTTCCTGAAGGCTGAAGCTGCTTTGAGAGGATATGCAGGAGCAGGAGATATTCAAACCAACTATACTACCGGAGTTCAGCAGTCTTTCGGAGAATGGGGAAAAAGTGCCAATGTTGCCACTTATCTTGCTGATACAACTTCTACAGAAGCACCTTATCTTGATCCGAAAAATGCAGACAATAACGTACCTGTTGGAAATCCTCAGTTAAGTACTATCACGATTGCATGGAATAACGGAGATACCAACGAAAGAAAATTAGAAAGAATCATTACTCAAAAATGGCTTTCTCTTTATCCAAACGGACCGGAAGCGTGGGCTGAGCAGAGAAGAACTGGATATCCGATTCTCTTCAAAGTAAGAAAAAATGACAGTGGTGGAGCGATCAGTACAGAAGCCATGATCAGAAGAATTCCTTTTACTATTGATACCAAAACTTCACTCTATAATTACCAGCAGGCTTCACAGATGCTCAACGGACCTGATACCGGAGGTACTAAGCTATGGTGGGATAAGAAATAAAAAATATTCAGAATCACTCATTAATAAAGAGACATCTCAACATCAGATTTTTATTTGACACATTCATTGAGGCGGGAGAATAGAGTAGAATCTCCAAAAAATTTATAGTTTCGTTTTTTTTTAGCCTGAATGAATCTTTGAGATGTTCTCTTTTATTTAGAATCTTATTTTTAAATATGGGAAAAAACAACTCCGGAACCCGTCGGATACAGCCAATTCTTTGGATTTCCACATTGTACTTTGCAATGGGTATACCCTTTGTAACTATTAATGCGGTTTCAGGAATCATGTATAAAGATATGGGAGTTTCGGATTCACAGATCACATTCTGGACAGCCCTTATCCTGTTCTCCTGGACGTTAAAGCCGCTTTGGAGCCCGTTCCTGGAGATCTATAAAACAAAAAAATTCTTTGTTGTTTCTACTCAGTTTGCCATAGGAATTCTGTTTGCATTAGTAGCGTTAAGTCTGCCGATGCATGATTTTTTCAAATACAGTATTGCACTTTTTGCTGTAATAGCATTTTGTGGAGCTACCCATGATGTGGTAGCAGACGGAACGTATATTGGCTTTCTTACCAATAAAGAGCAGGCAAAATATATCGGTTGGCAGGGCGCTTTTTACAATCTGGCGAAGATTATCAGCAGTGGAGCACTCGTTTATTTTGCAGGTATTTTAGAAAAAACAAAAGGCGTTACCAATGCCTGGATGATCATTATGGTGATCTATGCATTACTGTTTTTTGTATTGGCTATCTACCACTATTTCATGCTGCCAAAAGAAAATAAAGAAGAACTGAAAGATGAGAAAACGGCCGGAAATGTTCGTAAAGAATTGTTGGAAGTGATTACCTCTTTCTTTACCAAAAAGAAGATTCTGTGGTGTATACTCTTCATCATCCTATATCGTTTTGCAGAAGGATTTGCAATCAAAATTGCTCCATTATTTTTTAAAGCTCCAAGAACTTCAGGAGGATTGGGGTTATCCACTTCAGACATCGGACTTGTCTATGGAACTTATGGTTCCGGGGCATTCATTTTAGGTTCTGTTCTGGCGGGATATTTTATCTCAGCCCGTGGACTGAAAAAATCTTTGATCTGGTTATGTTGTGCATTTAATATTCCATTTGTGGTATATGCTTTATTAGCGCATTATCAGCCTTCAGATCTATTGCCTGTGGGAATTGCTGTGGTGGTAGAATATTTCGGCTATGGATTTGGTTTTGTAGGATTAATGCTCTACATGATGCAGCAGATTGCTCCAGGAAAACACAAAACTGCTCATTATGCTTTTGCAACAGGAATTATGAATCTTGGCGTAATGATTCCCGGAATGTTCAGTGGGATGATCAGTGACTGGATCGGATACAAAATGTTCTTTATCTGGGTCCTGATTGCTACGATTCCTGCATTCTTGGCCACTTTATTCGTTCCTTTCCCTTATCCGGAAAATCAGAAAGAACAACAAATCAATTAATAATAATTTAAAAATAAAAAGTAAAAAATACTTTATGACAGCTCAATCAGTAATGATCCCCTGGCAGGATCGCCCGGAAGGTTGCAATGATATCATGTGGAGGTTTTCCGAAAACCCGATCATTAACAGATACGCGATACCAACATCCAACAGTATATTCAACAGCGCAGTAATTCCTTTTGAGGATGGATTTGCAGGGGTATTCCGTTGTGATAACAAGGCAGTACAGATGAATATTTTCGCCGGTTTCAGTAAAGATGGAATCAATTGGGACATCAATCATGATCCTATTGAAATGCAGGCAGGAAATACAGATATGATCGAATCCGATTACAAATACGATCCCCGCGTTACTTTTATAGAAGATCGCTACTGGATTACATGGTGTAACGGATACAATGGTCCTACCATCGGAATTGGATATACTTTTGATTTTAAAGAATTTTTTCAGTGTGAAAATGCCTTTCTTCCCTTCAACAGAAACGGCGTTTTATTCCCTGAAAAAATCAATGGTAAATATGCCATGTTGAGCCGTCCTAGTGATAACGGACATACGCCTTTCGGTGATATTTATATCAGCTACAGCCCTGATATGAAGTACTGGGGAGAGCACCGTTGCGTGATGAAAGTAACTCCTTTTGAAGACAGTGCATGGCAGTGTACAAAAATAGGAGGAGGGCCGGTTCCTATCAAAACAGAAGAAGGATGGCTGCTTTTCTATCATGGAGTGATCAATACCTGCAGAGGATTCAGGTATTCTATGGGAGCAGCTTTGCTTGATCTTGAAGATCCTACAAAAGTATTGTACAGAACGAAGCCTTATCTGTTGGCTCCGGCTGAATTGTATGAACTGACAGGAGATGTACCGAATGTGGTTTTCCCTTGTGCAGCCCTTACAGAAGGTGACAAAGTAACAGTATATTATGGTGCTGCTGATACCGTAGTTGCGATTGCCTTTGGATATATCTCAGAAATCATTGATTTTATGAAAAAGAATTCAATTTAATACAGTAATATAAAGTTTAGGAAAATAGGTTAATCATCTTAATTTTCCCGTTTTCTGGGAATTTTATAATGGTTTTCCTATTTTTAAACAAAAAAATCTCCGATACCTCTCTTATCATGAAAAAAGAACTGATTATCTGCTTTTTTACAGCCCTGTTTTCTGTAGCCAGTGCCCAGCAAAATAAAAATGATGTTTTATCCTGGGTAGACCCTTTCATAGGCACAGGAGGACATGGCCATACGTTTCCGGGGGCAACTACGCCTTTCGGGATGATACAGCTGAGTCCGGATCAGAATACAAAAAGTGGCGACTGGGACTGGTGTTCCGGATATCACTACAGCAGTAAAACGATTATGGGATTCAGTCATAACCATCTTAGCGGAACAGGATGGGCAGACCTTGGAGATATTCTGGTAATGCCTACTGTGGGACAGGTAAAAATGGTTCCGGGATCTGAGGAAAACCCTGAAACAGGTTACCGTTCAAAATTCACGCACGATAAAGAAGTGGCATCTCCGGGATACTATTCTGTAATGCTGGACAGCTATGGAATAAAAGCAGAACTTACCGCTTCTCCAAGAGTAGGATTTCATAAATATACTTTCCCGAAAAGTGATGAGTCTAATATCATTATTGATCCAACGAATAAAATCTTCGGAAATATCTACCACACTTTGATAAGTGTAGAAGGCAATAATAAAATCAAAGGTTACTGTTACAGCAATGGTTGGGGAGGTAAACGATTTGCATACTTCGTCATGGAGTTTTCCAAACCGTTTAAGTCTTACGGCGTTTATGCTGACGGAAAAATCAAAAATGATGAAAAAATTGCCCTTGCCAAGGATGCTAAAGCCTTTGTAAGATTCTCTACAGAAGATCAGGAAAGTATTGAAGTAAAAGTATCACTGTCTCCGGTGAGTACAGAAAACGCACAGGAAAATTTCGATACTGAAGCAAAAAATATTGACTTTGCAAAAGCGAAGGAAACAGCTCAAAAGACATGGAGAGATTTGATCGGCAGATTCCAGGTGACTGGAGGTACAGACAGCCAGAGAAAAATTTTCTACACAGGCGTTTACCACACATTCATTGCACCAAATCTTTATATGGATGCCAATGGAGATTATGTGGCCGCTCAGGAAAACATGAATACAAAATGGTTCACGAATTACAGTACCTATTCCTACTGGGATGGATTCAGAGCAACTCACCCGCTGTTGACCATTATGGATCAGAAACACACAAAAGAATTTGCCAATTCCCTGATCAGCAGATATACAGATCGTAAAGACCACATGCCAATCTGGGAACTTTGCGGATATGATAACTTCTGTATGTTAGGGTATCACAGTGCTTCGGTAATTTGGGATGCTATTTCCAAAGGTGTTCCGGGTATTGACGCGGAAAAAGCATTTGCTGCTATGAAAGATGCTTCTTTAACAGATAAAATGAGCAGCAGTGATGGTGGCGGAGGTCTTAATGATTATATTAAATTAGGCTACACCCCATCAGAAAACGGTGCTTCAGTTTCTGCAACACTGGAATATTCATATGATGACTGGTGTATTCAGCAGCTTGCAGAAAAACTAGGGAAGAAAGAGGAATCAGAAGTATATAAAAAACGTTCTATGAACTTCCTGAACACTTTCAATAAAGAAAACAATCACTTCTGGCCAAGACAAAAAGACGGGAAATTCTTAGCAGATTTTACTCTTAACGACTGGAAAAAACTGCAGCCACACTGGGTTTCCGGAAACATCTGGGCTTACGATTTCTTTGTTCCTCATCAGATTGATGAAATGATGAATCTGTATGGAGGGAAAAAAGGATTTGAAGAAAAACTGGATAAAACCTTTACAGAAGCCCTTCATATGGAAGGAGAACAGCATGTTGATATCTCAGGATTTATCGGATCTCTAGGATTTGGTGATGAGCCGGGACATCATGTTCCGTACCTGTACAATTATGCAGGAAGCCCTTACAAGACTCAGAAAATGGTAAAATTTATCCGTGACAATATGTACGCGGCAAAACCGGACGGAATCGTCAATAACGAAGATTGCGGTCAAATGTCGGCATGGTATATTTTCTCTTCATTAGGATTCTATCCTGTGACACCGGGGAAACCTGTTTATGCTATCGGAGCACCACAGTTCCCAAAAGCTTCTTTACAATTGGAGAACGGAAAAACGTTTACCGTGATTGCAGACAAAATATCTGACAAGAATATCTATGTTCAGAAAATGTTCCTGAACGGAAAAGAATACAAAAGCTGGGAATTGAATCACAGTGATATTATGAACGGTGGCGAGCTTAGATTTGTAATGGGCAGCAGACCGGTAAAATAAGACTAATAAAAATAAACGAAACAAAGTATCAATGGAAAGGAGAAATTTTATTAAAACAAGTGCACTGGCAGGAGCCGGATTGCTGTTTACTCAGAATGTTTTTGCAAAAAATTTAGTATTGGACGATTTTCCTGTTGTCCGCGTTCCTAAAGAAAAAAGACATTTTACCAGCGAATCCGTAGAAAATGCTATTGCTGCTTTTAAAAAGAAAGTTAAAAACAAAGAACTCAGCTGGCTCTTTGAAAACAGCTTTCCCAATACATTAGATACTACTGTTTTCTATAGTGAAACCAACGGAACGCCTGATACGTACGTAATCACAGGGGATATTGATGCTATGTGGCTTCGTGACAGTTCTGCACAGGTTTTCCCTTACCTGCAGTTCTCCAAAAAAGATGAAAAGCTGCACAAGCTGATCTCAGGAGTGATTCATAAGCAGACTACTTTTATCCTGAAAGATCCTTATGCAAATGCTTTCTACAACGATGACCAAAAGATCAGTAAATGGAAAGAATATGACCATACCGATATGAAGCCGGGAACCCATGAAAGAAAATGGGAAATAGACTCTCTTTGCTATCCTATCCGTTTGGCCTATCACTTCTGGAAAACAACAGGAGATACAAAACCTTTCGATGCCAACTGGCTGAAAGGAATAAAACTTACTTTGCAGACCTTTACAGAACAGCAGAGAAAAAATGATCTGGGACCTTACAAATTTGAGCGTACAACAGCATGGGCAACAGATGGAGTTCCTATGGGTGGATATGGTTATCCGACGAAACCTGTAGGATTGATCAGTTCTATGTTCCGTCCAAGTGATGATGCTACCATCTACGGATTCCTGATTCCATCTAACCTATTTGCAGTAGTAAGCTTACGCCAGGCTGCGGAAATGGTTTCTCAGATTAAAAATGAAAAAACACTGGCTCAACAACTGAACAGCCTTGCTGATGAAGTAGATACAGCCATCAAAAAATACGGAATTTACAATCATCCTGAATTTGGAAAAATCTATGCTTTTGAAGTAAATGGCTTTGGAAGCTACAACCTGATGGATGATGCGAACTGTCCAAGCTTGCTGGGACTGCCTTATCTGGATGCGGTGAAAGCTGATGACCCTGTGTATTTGAATACAAGAAAATTTGTGTGGTCAGAAAATAACCCGTTCTTCTTCAAAGGAAAGCTGGCAGAAGGAATAGGAGGTCCACATATCGGATTGGATATGATCTGGCCAATGAGTATCATAATGAAGGCACTCACTACCAATGACAAAAGTGAGATCAGATGGTGTATAGATACCTTACAGAAAACGCACGGAGGAACAGGCTTTATGCATGAATCCTTCCATAAAGACGATGCTAAAAAGTTCACCAGAGAATGGTTTGCATGGGCAAATACGCTATTCGGTGAATTGTTATGGAAAACCTTTAACGAAAACCCGGAGCTACTGACATAGCCCTTCCTTTTATATGGTGTATTCATTTGAGATTCCTTCCTGAAAAAGAAGGTGTCAGGGGAATGCTATATAAAATTCAGACACCAAAAACACCTTAAAAAAATTATACAATGAAAAAAAAATCCATCTTTACTGCACTGATTGCCATGATGCTTCAGTCAGGGTCTCTGATTAACGCACAACAGCTTAGTCCTACCGGAATATGCTATGTAGAAGTGAACAACAACAACCTCCTGAATGCAGGAGCGTACAAACTGCAGACATCAAACAGCTATCTGTTCAATGTGGTGAATATTTTTGCGGCTAATATTAATTATGATACCAGCCGTGGAAGAGCGTATCTGTATTCCAATAATAACGTTACCAAGGTTCTTACCAATGCAGATACCTACATAAAGCCACTTCAGCAAAAAGGAATGAAAGTAGTACTGACGATTTTGGGAAATCACCAGGGAGCGGGAATCTGTAATTTCCCTACCCGTGAAGCAGCAAAAGACTTTGCATTACAGCTTGCCAATACAGTGAATACCTATGGTCTTGATGGAATTGATTTTGATGATGAATACTCAGAATACGGAAACAATGGGACAGGGCAGCCTAATGACAGTTCTTTTGTAATGCTTGTTCAGGAGCTCAGAGCACTATTACCGAATAAAATTATTTCATTCTATTATTATGGTCCTGCAGCTTCAAAACTTTCCTGGAACGGAGCCAGAGTAGGGGATAATGTCAATTACAGTTGGAACGCAATGTATGGAACATTCTCCGCTCCAAATGTACCTCCTCTTACTAAAGCACAAATCTCTCCTGCTGCCGTATGGATGGGAAATACTTCCAATTCTACAACCACCAGTCTGGCTACACAGACCAAAAATGGCGGATACGGAGTATTCATGTGGTATGATTTACATGGAACTAATGAAACGTCACAACTTTCAGCAGGAACTCAGACGTTGTACGGAGAGCCAACTGTTTTAAGCGGTACTTTACAGTCATGGACACAAGGGGCAAATTGTGATGCGCCTATTGGGTTGTACACAAGCAATCTTACAGGAACAAGTGCAAAACTGAATTGGTCAGCCGTAGGAACCAATACCTATGATATTGATTATAAACCGGCTTCTTCAACAACTTGGACGAATGCTGTATCAGCAACAGGCTCCACTTCTGTAACCATTTCCGGATTAACAGCCAATACCGAGTATGACTGGAGAATCAGAACGAATTGTAGTGTGAAAAGTGCCTATATGTTTGCTCCAAGATTTACAAGCACTTCAGGAACGGCTCCTACAGGTTCTTACGCATTATCTTTAGATGGAAGCACTGAATCAGGAACTGCCGGAAATCTTACACTAAGCGGTTCTGCATTATCTTTTGAAGGCTGGATCAAACCTTCATCCTTTAAATCAGCTTCTCCTTATATCTCTTCTATCATGGGAACAGAAGTAAGCGACAGCAATTCTGCATTCTTAAGATTAGGAGATGCCAGCCTGGCAAATAATAAGCTTCAGTTTGTTGTAAGTATTAATAATGTACAGCAAAAACTGGCCTCTGCAACAGCTTTGAATGCCAATACTTGGTATCATGTGGCGGCTACCTATGATGGTGCCAACATGAAATTGTATATCAACGGTGTTCTGGATGCAACTAAAGCACAAACCGGAAATGTGAATTCAACAGGAGCATTCAATGTAGGATATTTATATAATACATCAAGAAACTTCAATGGAAAAATAGATGAGGTAAGAGTATGGAAACGTGCATTAAGCCAAACGGAAATCAGTCAGAATATGTGTAATGTAACAGTTCCGGCAACATCATTAGCTGCCTACTGGAAGTTTAACGAAGGCAGTGGTTCTACTGTTCAGGATACTTCAGGAAATGGCGTGACTTTAACATTGACAGGTGTTGATGCTTCCAATTGGGGAACAGATCTGCCATGTACAACAGGAACTTCATTATTAGCAAGAAATGCTTCGATCCAAAAGGCAGTAAATGCAGGACAGATAAACATTAAAAATCAGATAAAATTATATCCTAATCCGGTAAGCAAGTCTTCATCACTTACAGTTTCTGTTCCGGATGAATACAGCAAAGGAAAATTAACGGTTTATGATTTTAATGGAAGAATCGTAGATACGAAATCACTGAACTCCGGAGACAATCAGTATCAGTATGAATTGACCAGACTTTCGGCAGGAAACTATATTCTTCAGTTTGAATCTCATGATGGAAGCTTAAAACAATCCGAAAAACTAATTGTAAAATAATAACCACAGTCATTGGGCTTCGGCCCAATGATTTTTCTACTACAAAATTGATATACTATGAGAAAAAAATCCTTTTTTATTCCCCTGATGGCCTTAATGCTTCAGTCAGCCCCATTACTCAAGGCACAGCAGCTAGATCCTTTAGGAATCTGCTATGTGGAGGTGAACAACAATAATATGCTGAACGCAGGTTCCTATACTTTGCAGAATACCAACAGACAGCTTTTTGACGTTGCTATTATTTTTGCAGCGAATATCAATTATGATGTTTCTAAAAACAGAGCTTATATTTCAAACAATAATAACGTCACTAAAGTCCTTAATGATGTCAATACCTATGTAAAACCTTTACAGCAAAAAGGAATAAAAGTATTACTGGATCTTTTAGGAAATCACCAGGGAGCAGGAATTTCTAATTTTCCAAACCGTGAAGCGGCTAAAGATTTTGCGTTACAGGTTGCTCATACTGTCTATACTTATGGCTTGGATGGAGTAGACCTTGATGATGAATATGCAGGATACGGAAATAACGGAACGGGGCAGCCTAATAACAGTTCTTTTGTCATGCTTCTGCAGGAATTAAAAGCAGCAATGCCGGATAAACTGATTACATTCTACTACTATGGCCCGGCTACAACCAGACAAACTTATAATGGAGATTTAGCAGGAAACTATATCGATTACACATGGAATGCGATGTACAGTACATACAATGCGCCTGTAGTTCCTCCTCTTAATAAATCCAAAATCTCTGCAGCGGCAACATGGATTCAAAACTCGAATCCAAGCTCAACTTCTGCCACTACACTGGCAAGCTTAGCGACCAGCACAAAAAATGATCAATATGGGGTATTCATGTGGTATGATCTGGCAGGAACTAATGTAGCCAGCTACCTGAGTACAGGCTCCAATATTCTCTATAATGAAAACACACTTTTAAGTGGTCAGTTGTACTCATGGTCTCAGGGACAAACATGTGATCCGCCATTAGGACTCGATGTTTCAAACGTGACAGGAACTTCAGCAAAACTGAACTGGACTTCCAATGCTTCCCAGTCTTATAATATTGATTACAAACCAGCCAATTCTACAGTATGGACGAATGTGGCCAGTAACTATTCAGGAAATAATATTGTCATCAATAACCTTACCCTGAATACCAATTACGATTGGAGAATACAGTCCAACTGCTCACCGACATTAACAAGTACTTATATTTTTGCACCAAGGTTTAACTCCGGAAGTGGCTGCACTACGCCATCAGGATTAACTTCCGGAAGTTTCCTTGGTAATATTGCTCAGCTATCCTGGGATGCAGGAAATGCAACTTCATATACACTGCAATATAAAACTGCAGCAGCTACAACATGGTCTGAAATTCCGAATATTACAACCAATTCTTACGCACTTCAAAATCTTACCCCAAATACAAGTTATGTATGGAAAGTACAGGCGGGATGTGCCGGAGGAACTACAAGTACTTATTCAGGAGAAGGATCATTCAACAGTGGCTTTGCACC is a genomic window containing:
- a CDS encoding glycoside hydrolase family 130 protein, giving the protein MTAQSVMIPWQDRPEGCNDIMWRFSENPIINRYAIPTSNSIFNSAVIPFEDGFAGVFRCDNKAVQMNIFAGFSKDGINWDINHDPIEMQAGNTDMIESDYKYDPRVTFIEDRYWITWCNGYNGPTIGIGYTFDFKEFFQCENAFLPFNRNGVLFPEKINGKYAMLSRPSDNGHTPFGDIYISYSPDMKYWGEHRCVMKVTPFEDSAWQCTKIGGGPVPIKTEEGWLLFYHGVINTCRGFRYSMGAALLDLEDPTKVLYRTKPYLLAPAELYELTGDVPNVVFPCAALTEGDKVTVYYGAADTVVAIAFGYISEIIDFMKKNSI
- a CDS encoding GH92 family glycosyl hydrolase, with translation MKKELIICFFTALFSVASAQQNKNDVLSWVDPFIGTGGHGHTFPGATTPFGMIQLSPDQNTKSGDWDWCSGYHYSSKTIMGFSHNHLSGTGWADLGDILVMPTVGQVKMVPGSEENPETGYRSKFTHDKEVASPGYYSVMLDSYGIKAELTASPRVGFHKYTFPKSDESNIIIDPTNKIFGNIYHTLISVEGNNKIKGYCYSNGWGGKRFAYFVMEFSKPFKSYGVYADGKIKNDEKIALAKDAKAFVRFSTEDQESIEVKVSLSPVSTENAQENFDTEAKNIDFAKAKETAQKTWRDLIGRFQVTGGTDSQRKIFYTGVYHTFIAPNLYMDANGDYVAAQENMNTKWFTNYSTYSYWDGFRATHPLLTIMDQKHTKEFANSLISRYTDRKDHMPIWELCGYDNFCMLGYHSASVIWDAISKGVPGIDAEKAFAAMKDASLTDKMSSSDGGGGLNDYIKLGYTPSENGASVSATLEYSYDDWCIQQLAEKLGKKEESEVYKKRSMNFLNTFNKENNHFWPRQKDGKFLADFTLNDWKKLQPHWVSGNIWAYDFFVPHQIDEMMNLYGGKKGFEEKLDKTFTEALHMEGEQHVDISGFIGSLGFGDEPGHHVPYLYNYAGSPYKTQKMVKFIRDNMYAAKPDGIVNNEDCGQMSAWYIFSSLGFYPVTPGKPVYAIGAPQFPKASLQLENGKTFTVIADKISDKNIYVQKMFLNGKEYKSWELNHSDIMNGGELRFVMGSRPVK
- a CDS encoding glycoside hydrolase family 125 protein, giving the protein MERRNFIKTSALAGAGLLFTQNVFAKNLVLDDFPVVRVPKEKRHFTSESVENAIAAFKKKVKNKELSWLFENSFPNTLDTTVFYSETNGTPDTYVITGDIDAMWLRDSSAQVFPYLQFSKKDEKLHKLISGVIHKQTTFILKDPYANAFYNDDQKISKWKEYDHTDMKPGTHERKWEIDSLCYPIRLAYHFWKTTGDTKPFDANWLKGIKLTLQTFTEQQRKNDLGPYKFERTTAWATDGVPMGGYGYPTKPVGLISSMFRPSDDATIYGFLIPSNLFAVVSLRQAAEMVSQIKNEKTLAQQLNSLADEVDTAIKKYGIYNHPEFGKIYAFEVNGFGSYNLMDDANCPSLLGLPYLDAVKADDPVYLNTRKFVWSENNPFFFKGKLAEGIGGPHIGLDMIWPMSIIMKALTTNDKSEIRWCIDTLQKTHGGTGFMHESFHKDDAKKFTREWFAWANTLFGELLWKTFNENPELLT